The Tetrapisispora phaffii CBS 4417 chromosome 5, complete genome genome segment AGCCTTATAAATTGAATGCTATTTTCCAACTGCataacatttttttaacttttgtttctttttcgtTGTTGGTCCTAATGATTGAACAATTGTTTCCAATTATTTATAGAAACggtattttttttggtatTTGTGATATAAGTGCATGGAAACCGGAATTAGTTACTTTATATTACTTAAATTACCTAGTAAAATTTGTCGAATTCATTGatactttatttttggttttgaaaaagaaaaacttGACATTTTTACACACTTATCATCATGGTGCCACTGCTCTTTTATGTTATACTCAATTAGTGGGGAATACTAGTGTTTCTTGGGTACCAATTACATTGAATTTGGGTGTTCATTGTTTGATGTATTTTTACTACTTCTTAGCTGCTAGAGGTATTAGAGTATGGTGGAAAGAATGGGTCACAAGATTCcaaattgttcaatttattttcgaTGTTACTTTCATATTTTTGGTTGCTTATCATAGAGCTGCATTCTTGTACATGAAATCCTTACCTCATTCGCAATGTGCCGGTTCTACAACTGCTATTTTCTCAGGTTTCTGTATCCTGGCTTCATATCTGTTCCTATTCACGGCTTTCTACATTGAACTTTACAAACGTGCAGGCTCAAAGAAAGCAAAAGAAGCTAATTCTAAAAAAAATCGCTGATCCTCCGTTgttaattgtaaataaagaattatttagGGAAAAGAGTGGACATTATTTCCATTAATACATACCTATATACAACACTTACCACattcaaataattgaaaCTATACTGCAAACTTTAATCGAGATTAAATAACCATCGCCAAAAATAGATGGTAATTGCTTACATATCGAAATCTTGCATATTTAAGTCCCAAAATACTTGTGATATACATCCTATGCTTTACTTTCTAAATCATGGGCCCTGATTTTAGAAAGTGATATTGACTTCTTTAATATCTCCATCGATATTTTACTTGTACCTCCCAGAactattatattctttaaatttccATATTTATTAGTTATTATAGATATACTAGAATTGATGTATTCTTCCTCAGACTCAGTATTTATGTCAGCTAAAAGTACTGTTTTCTtgtcattatcattatttttttcttcatattCGGTGTCAATGAGATCATAATCAAGATCTACAATACCATAATTTGAAGCGTATGCAATGTTctctttatttaattgtaGTGGAACCCTAGTGTTCGTATCACatatgatattaaaattttctcTAAGTTCTGTGGTTTTACCCCTGGATCTGATAATCGTTTTCAAACTTACTGCTTTCTCATCAATAAAAGCTTTTGGTAATTTGGTATTTTGAAGAGCATAAGTTAGCGAATTCCAacataaatcaaataatggACCAGTTCTACTAAACACAGTAATTTTTGCGTGTAATACATattttagatttttttgataatggTTTAGTTGTAAAATAGGTACatcattaatttcatcCTCTTCAggatatattattttggatTTATTAGTTTCTAAATCTGTAATTCGTACACCATAATCTACCTTTAGACTTTTCTTCGAAATTAAACCTGAAtgcaaaatattatcatgtAGTTTTTGTCCAATATTCATTTCCTCGTCACTCGGAGGGGCATTGCCTCTTCCCCTTTCGATTTCCACAACTGGATATACCGAACCATATTCCGACActttatttcttcttctttcaaCGCCGCTAATGTCTTCATAATATCGTTCAAAAGTTTCATCTTggttttcttctttaattatGCTGGCAGTAATTGTAGTTATGATAATAGTTTTGCCacattttaaaatatttgtacCCAGTACATTATCAGCAAATTCATTCTCTATATCATCTATATTACTCACTGATATATCTCTGAACTCATCAAAGCTCCTTATGGACGGTCTAAGATTTAATGAAAGATATCTctgtaaaattaaatctgGTGAAATTCTGGCTAAAACATCTTTAGGGAACACCAGGGGCTTTACATCAATTACAGAATTTTCTATCGAATTCATGATTGATTGTATTGATGCTATCCTCCTAGTTAAGGTGTCATTGATCCAATAAAGTGTTCATTTCTTAGTTAAGTATTGTCCTTATATGTAACTTGATGAACTAgcttttatattattgaagataTTTATCTATGTTAATCGTATCTAACGATGACCTCAAGGATGAGAACCTTATAAGTTTAGGTATGCTTACAGTATTATAAAACAACTACATTATAATAGATCTATCAAATTGTGTTTTATACATGtgtgaatatattttactaTTATCAGTTATATGCGTTAATTTGCTATTTTTAAGAAGTTTTACCCTTCAATACTGTCGACATGATACCGTAACCAATAGTGATAACACACAAAAATGCTAACAATGAACAAGGTACACCTCTTGTAATAAATGTATTCATTGACAAGTAACGGTTACCTTTCTTGTCAACCATAGATATAGCAGTAACATTTGGGAAACCTGACGAGGCTAATCCCATACCACAGGAAGACAATAGACAACAACCGAAGATTAAAATTGGAGCACTTTTGGGATCACTTAAAGCATCGCCCACCTCTTGTACTAATGgtataataatgattgCAGAGACAGTATGAGATACGAAAGTGCCTATAACTAACATTAAGATGCCGAAAATACATAAAATTGCGTAGGTACCATCGTTCtgaatttttctttgtaaaGCCAAAGCAACTGTTGATAATAAACCTGATGAAGACACAGCAGAACCCAATGCAATACCACCCATTGCTAAAACAACAATGGACCAAGGAAATGTATTCAGATCATTTGTGTTTAGTAATCCGGAACCGAAGAAAACAACAATTGGTAGTAAAGCAATAATACCTGAAGAACCAAAGGCACTTTCAATTTGGGATTCAACACACcataataaaatagtaGCCAAAGTCATAccaacaataaaatattgcTTCAATGTAAATTTGCTTCTAATTGGAATAAATTTTTCGATTTTTGATGTGTTAATTTTGAATGTCAAGCACATTAAACCCCAAGCTAATAACAGTGATATTATACCTGTAGGGATTGAAATAGCAAAAAACTGACCCCAGCCGATACCATACTCAGCTAAGTATTCCATcgaaataatattttgtgGAGAAGAAATTGGAGAAGCCATACCACCGAGATTGGCAGCAAGTGCAATCCCCAAGACTAAAGCTTTTCCAAAAGGTGAAGTTGAATCTAGATCATCTAACAATGGagttaataatgaataagTAAGAACTGGAGCAGCTACATTGGAAATCCACATAGataagaagaaaacaacACTCATAGCCattaataaaacatttCTAGGTTTAGTGCCAGCAAATGCCAGTAGCCACGACGCTAGGATTTTGGCAATATCATATTGAGCCAAGACTTCACCTAAAGTGAAACCTGCCAGtaaaataacaatagtTGATGACCACATTGCACCTAGGATAGTAGATGAAGATTCTGCAGCAGATTTTACAGTACCATCGTCATTctttaaaactttaaaCAACACAGTTAGAAAAGGAACCAACAATGCAGTCGCGTATAATGGGATAGCTTCAGTTGCCCATAATAGAGCAACACATTCTAGTAATGCCATGCAACGGTGTTCAACAGGATCATTAAATGTTTTGACACCTAATAAAATTGCAGTAAATGTGAAAATGAAGGCCAATTTGAATGCTTTCCAAGTGAAAAATAGTTTCGGAATCTTCAAAGAAGATAATTCCCATTTATAAATGTTAATTGGAGACTTTAGTTCATATGAGTAATATTCTAGCTTCaacttatttttttgagCTTTTGCTGTGGCATCTGGTGCTGCTACTAAACCTGTAAAGATATTTTGTTGAGATGCTAGGCCCAGCATATCTTTCCAGGTTGTACTTCTGACCCAAACAATATGATCATGTAATGattgttttaattctttttcacAGCTTTCAATATCAAACGTTTGACCAgtaattattgaataaaattctattaaggaaaatattctatcatttaaaatgttTAACACAGCATCTTGGAAAACGTAGGTATCCTTAAAGAATTCGCCAGATTCGATTAACTCTGCTCTTatgttcattttcaaaactttATCGaatttctttgaaattttacTAAAACCGATTCTGTTAAGTTCgataaatgattttatttgacATAAATCAATGTataaatttacaattgaCTGTTTTAGTAGAGATTTTCTTTGTGATTTAACATTGAATTGAGAATAATTCAGTAATGCAGTATGATCGTTATTATCTTCAGCGTagtcatcttcatcttcatcttcttcgaAGTCAACTGAGTTTATATCGGGAGCAGATTCTCCAGTGTCGGTGAATCTACTTCTCAATTCGTTGGTTAGTGAGTTTGGTCTAGAATGCAAAGTTTGAATCTCTTcattttgttcatttacTGATCTTAAATTATGAATACCTTCTTTTTCCAAATCTTTAATTAGATGGGATAATTTATCATAAAATTTAGTTTCAgttcttttataaaaatcatCAACTTTTACTTTGTCTTCAAGCAATgctttaatgaaaatatcatGCGAATTACTTCCAATAGAATTACTTTCTAAACTATTTATTGACGAGTTagttaaagaattttttcTATCGTTCTTATctgttttatcaaatatagatggtttatatttttttaaggtattatttattttttcttttcttgaTGAGCCTGTTTTGCCATTGCTTGACGAACTACGCAATTCACTTAATTCAAAAGTTTCTTCTCTAATAACGTCATCCTTAATGGGATTGGTTTTTGAAGGaagtttttcaatttcattagatttaaaattttcatcttGATTATGCAATTCTTCAGTCTGGAgagaataaattaaatcttttaatttattataatccATATAATGGCTTTGCCATTCTGGAACagcattatattttaagaaataagagaatttcatattatttcttGAGCAGCAGTATGGCTATTtttactttatttttttatgcTATAGTTCAAGAAATATTTAGTTTTATGATCGAAGAGGGAGAGTAAAGGTATTAAGACGGATAACCAATAGGTGATCTTTAAATATGATTCCGAATATTTTAACCACTTTTTTCAATCAATcgaaaaacaaaaaagtCGACTAGATTTCGAAAGCAAAAATTGTATGTAAGTTTTTTGTGACTACTATTAGTGTTGTTAGTTTAATTAATACATTCTTAGTAGTTCCACCTTTTGCAATTTTCATTCGTACATATAGTCCGcacatattttttttcatattgTCAATGTAGCAAAAACATCAGCTTTAAAAGTGCCAATATAAACGTCGTTATGTTAACGTATATTAAtgtaattgatttaaagTCATAATAAAGTATAATAACATAATAGAGCATTAAAGCAAAAGcttataatttttcagtgGGGATCGGATACTTCGATATGCGAAACCCATTTATctaatcaaaataatacattTGTTTCTTAAGTGTTAGTAGTAATCTATTGTAAAAATTGCTTGCGTACGACTAATTTATAGGGCAATGTTTCAAGTATGTTATATTGTAAAACGCGTAAAAGAATGTCGCTACCATGTATTATACCTTTTTTTGCGGACGTACAGAGATAAGCCCCTCTCTAGCTATCCACTAATTTATCCGAAACCAACTACCCCACGTGGGTGTCACCAAAATAGCATTCCTATGAGCGGATCTCTTTTtcgttttcttttttgtgAAGATTGGAAATGTGAGCGCCGGCTACGGGCAATTGTTCCACGGGACGTCAAATGTGGCTTGCTATTTTCTCGTTCTGGTTCTGCTTCCTCCGTGGGATCTGATCTCCAGAATTCTCACAAATGTAATTCCATTTTGCTCCTCAATAGATCCGAAGCACGTGCTTTTTTGATACAAGAACATCCCTTTTTTCTCGTTTTCTGTTTTTCCCTAACAATACAGCACAGCACTAGATATGTATttttagaaataaaaacagAAATTAGCCGCCCATAGAATTTACGTTTTCTGTTGCTATGTTATGAAATCATTTCTATCTGTACGTATTGACACACGACGCTCTTATTATGCGTTTTATGAAGTTGTTCTATATGTGGGGAATGAAATCTATATAGGGAAAAGTAGTTTATTCTTCAGTTTAAAAGCACTCTCTTTTTATacctttttattttttttagcTGGCTGGAGGTGTTGAGGGAGCTGCATATAGTTTAAAAGTACCACGT includes the following:
- the TPHA0E03550 gene encoding elongation of very long chain fatty acids protein (similar to Saccharomyces cerevisiae FEN1 (YCR034W) and ELO1 (YJL196C); ancestral locus Anc_1.140), translating into MNSTNVTESGRPIVENTVANVFEAYYPTVDLPFFNISLWNIFNKTMTVLSGGKFVPDEFKFVQGQLPLSELNHVLVGIATYYVVIFGGKFLLRNREPYKLNAIFQLHNIFLTFVSFSLLVLMIEQLFPIIYRNGIFFGICDISAWKPELVTLYYLNYLVKFVEFIDTLFLVLKKKNLTFLHTYHHGATALLCYTQLVGNTSVSWVPITLNLGVHCLMYFYYFLAARGIRVWWKEWVTRFQIVQFIFDVTFIFLVAYHRAAFLYMKSLPHSQCAGSTTAIFSGFCILASYLFLFTAFYIELYKRAGSKKAKEANSKKNR
- the TPHA0E03560 gene encoding uncharacterized protein (similar to Saccharomyces cerevisiae RRP43 (YCR035C); ancestral locus Anc_1.139), translated to MNSIENSVIDVKPLVFPKDVLARISPDLILQRYLSLNLRPSIRSFDEFRDISVSNIDDIENEFADNVLGTNILKCGKTIIITTITASIIKEENQDETFERYYEDISGVERRRNKVSEYGSVYPVVEIERGRGNAPPSDEEMNIGQKLHDNILHSGLISKKSLKVDYGVRITDLETNKSKIIYPEEDEINDVPILQLNHYQKNLKYVLHAKITVFSRTGPLFDLCWNSLTYALQNTKLPKAFIDEKAVSLKTIIRSRGKTTELRENFNIICDTNTRVPLQLNKENIAYASNYGIVDLDYDLIDTEYEEKNNDNDKKTVLLADINTESEEEYINSSISIITNKYGNLKNIIVLGGTSKISMEILKKSISLSKIRAHDLESKA
- the TPHA0E03570 gene encoding uncharacterized protein (similar to Saccharomyces cerevisiae PHO87 (YCR037C) and PHO90 (YJL198W); ancestral locus Anc_1.136), whose protein sequence is MKFSYFLKYNAVPEWQSHYMDYNKLKDLIYSLQTEELHNQDENFKSNEIEKLPSKTNPIKDDVIREETFELSELRSSSSNGKTGSSRKEKINNTLKKYKPSIFDKTDKNDRKNSLTNSSINSLESNSIGSNSHDIFIKALLEDKVKVDDFYKRTETKFYDKLSHLIKDLEKEGIHNLRSVNEQNEEIQTLHSRPNSLTNELRSRFTDTGESAPDINSVDFEEDEDEDDYAEDNNDHTALLNYSQFNVKSQRKSLLKQSIVNLYIDLCQIKSFIELNRIGFSKISKKFDKVLKMNIRAELIESGEFFKDTYVFQDAVLNILNDRIFSLIEFYSIITGQTFDIESCEKELKQSLHDHIVWVRSTTWKDMLGLASQQNIFTGLVAAPDATAKAQKNKLKLEYYSYELKSPINIYKWELSSLKIPKLFFTWKAFKLAFIFTFTAILLGVKTFNDPVEHRCMALLECVALLWATEAIPLYATALLVPFLTVLFKVLKNDDGTVKSAAESSSTILGAMWSSTIVILLAGFTLGEVLAQYDIAKILASWLLAFAGTKPRNVLLMAMSVVFFLSMWISNVAAPVLTYSLLTPLLDDLDSTSPFGKALVLGIALAANLGGMASPISSPQNIISMEYLAEYGIGWGQFFAISIPTGIISLLLAWGLMCLTFKINTSKIEKFIPIRSKFTLKQYFIVGMTLATILLWCVESQIESAFGSSGIIALLPIVVFFGSGLLNTNDLNTFPWSIVVLAMGGIALGSAVSSSGLLSTVALALQRKIQNDGTYAILCIFGILMLVIGTFVSHTVSAIIIIPLVQEVGDALSDPKSAPILIFGCCLLSSCGMGLASSGFPNVTAISMVDKKGNRYLSMNTFITRGVPCSLLAFLCVITIGYGIMSTVLKGKTS